In a single window of the Flavobacterium sp. W4I14 genome:
- a CDS encoding hypothetical protein (product_source=Hypo-rule applied; cath_funfam=2.60.40.1120; superfamily=49464): MRTLRITVIFLLFFSSLIKAQSNLSRNISLNIERQKLSSVLAMIEEKGGFRFSYNSNILPVDSLISIHENKVNIAETLDKILNHRFEYRQSGNFVIIRYAPLELVLLVNESVGDPELYTITGQVVDKQTNKPIEDASIYERNLLVSEISDGNGYFSMRLKNVTQPISLTVSKENYKSTITHFLAEVNITNRKENAGERFISGNLGDVENTWLGNALVTAQQKIQSINIGGFISKAPFQFSLIPSLNSHGSLSGQVVNKFSLNVIGAYSAGVDGGEIGFVFNINKSNVQYFQFAGAFNLVGGDVRGAQIAGLFNYVIGDVRAAQIALAYNRVGKSFEGFQVGGIYNHVNQDVKGIQLSLGLNTIGGTLKGWQTGALNLVNKETKGVQIGIGGNIVAGRTSGIQVGGIANINKESSGVNLAVLTNFTGQTASGLQIGVINYAKNLKGAQIGILNVSNENDGYSIGLINIALKGYHKFSFSTNESTNFNVAYKGGSKRLYNMLMFGTNKKSAEKIYTGGLGFGKEMKLFKSVSLNPEISSQYVYQGSWDYLNLLNKFELPINIRINKWLAIQGGPSVNVYYTKQNAKIGEFGLLQEKHKDFSFNNSRYTGWLGWNVGLVIL; the protein is encoded by the coding sequence ATGCGTACGCTCAGAATAACTGTTATTTTTCTCCTTTTTTTCAGTTCCCTAATAAAAGCTCAATCCAATTTATCCAGAAATATCTCACTCAATATCGAGCGGCAAAAACTAAGTTCAGTATTGGCGATGATAGAGGAGAAAGGCGGATTCAGATTTTCTTACAATAGCAATATATTGCCAGTTGACAGTTTGATCAGTATCCACGAAAACAAAGTGAATATTGCTGAAACACTGGATAAAATATTAAATCATAGGTTCGAATACCGCCAATCGGGCAATTTTGTGATTATCAGGTATGCACCGCTCGAACTGGTTTTGCTGGTTAACGAATCGGTTGGTGATCCCGAACTTTATACCATTACGGGCCAGGTTGTAGATAAACAGACCAATAAACCAATCGAGGATGCCAGTATTTACGAACGAAACCTGTTGGTTTCGGAAATATCAGATGGGAACGGTTATTTTTCGATGCGGTTAAAAAACGTTACACAACCTATATCGCTAACGGTAAGTAAAGAAAATTATAAGTCTACCATTACGCATTTTCTGGCAGAGGTGAACATTACCAATAGAAAAGAAAATGCAGGAGAAAGATTTATCAGCGGAAATTTGGGCGATGTAGAGAATACCTGGCTTGGTAATGCTTTGGTTACGGCACAACAAAAAATCCAGTCGATAAATATCGGTGGTTTTATCTCAAAAGCCCCGTTTCAGTTTTCGCTTATTCCTAGTTTAAATTCCCATGGCTCATTAAGTGGTCAGGTGGTGAACAAATTTTCGCTTAATGTTATTGGTGCTTATAGCGCAGGGGTAGACGGAGGAGAAATAGGTTTTGTTTTCAATATTAACAAAAGTAATGTGCAGTATTTTCAATTTGCTGGGGCCTTTAATCTAGTCGGGGGGGATGTTCGTGGAGCGCAGATTGCCGGCTTGTTTAATTATGTGATAGGCGATGTTCGGGCGGCTCAGATTGCCTTGGCTTATAACCGCGTAGGCAAGAGTTTCGAAGGTTTCCAAGTGGGTGGAATTTATAATCATGTTAATCAGGATGTGAAAGGCATTCAACTTTCCTTAGGTCTTAATACCATAGGCGGAACCTTAAAGGGTTGGCAAACAGGTGCGTTAAATCTGGTTAATAAAGAGACGAAGGGTGTTCAGATTGGAATTGGTGGTAACATAGTAGCTGGTAGAACAAGTGGAATACAGGTGGGAGGGATTGCCAATATCAACAAAGAAAGCAGTGGCGTAAATCTTGCTGTGCTCACCAATTTTACCGGACAAACTGCTAGTGGACTGCAAATTGGCGTAATTAATTATGCCAAAAACCTAAAAGGCGCCCAAATTGGGATATTAAATGTTTCAAATGAAAATGATGGCTACTCAATCGGGCTGATCAATATTGCATTAAAAGGTTATCATAAATTTAGTTTCAGCACTAATGAAAGCACTAATTTTAACGTAGCTTATAAGGGTGGCAGCAAACGTTTATACAATATGTTAATGTTTGGCACGAACAAAAAATCAGCTGAAAAAATATATACCGGTGGACTGGGTTTTGGAAAGGAAATGAAATTGTTTAAAAGCGTTTCTTTAAACCCTGAAATAAGTAGCCAGTATGTTTACCAGGGGAGCTGGGATTACCTCAATCTGCTGAATAAATTTGAGCTGCCAATAAATATCAGGATAAATAAATGGCTGGCCATACAGGGCGGTCCATCGGTTAATGTTTATTACACCAAACAAAACGCCAAAATTGGTGAATTTGGTTTGTTGCAGGAAAAACATAAAGATTTCTCTTTTAACAATTCGAGGTATACAGGTTGGTTAGGTTGGAATGTAGGCTTGGTGATTTTGTAA
- a CDS encoding putative RND superfamily exporter protein (product_source=COG1033; cath_funfam=1.20.1640.10; cog=COG1033; ko=KO:K07003; pfam=PF03176; superfamily=82866; transmembrane_helix_parts=Inside_1_8,TMhelix_9_31,Outside_32_217,TMhelix_218_237,Inside_238_241,TMhelix_242_264,Outside_265_267,TMhelix_268_290,Inside_291_314,TMhelix_315_337,Outside_338_346,TMhelix_347_369,Inside_370_401,TMhelix_402_424,Outside_425_606,TMhelix_607_626,Inside_627_632,TMhelix_633_655,Outside_656_658,TMhelix_659_681,Inside_682_711,TMhelix_712_734,Outside_735_737,TMhelix_738_760,Inside_761_783): MWVKLSRFILQNRIAIIVFFLLGTIFMAYQAKNVKLSYTGSKILPVTDSAFVKYNAFKKTFGEDGSVMVVGIQSPDIFKKEVYNQWVQLSNDIQKLKGIKQVLSSGRIFQLEKDTVNQKFVLKPLPGGLVKTDAEMDSIKNTIYSNPFFEGLVYNRQNATLMAITFDTKILNTAERNPILKEIEAKAKAFQTATKIQVHISGLPYIRTAVSKLVSNEFVLFLGLSILVSALILLFFFKKFYAVFFPILVVVMGVIWSIGTLVLFGFELTILTGLIPPLIVIIGIPNSILLLNKYQNELRKDGDKQRALSVTIERIAITTLIANITAAIGFGVLYFTGSELLMQFGSVASINVMITWLMCLCLIPIIFSYLPAPKLKAQNHVEEGFLHKLLVKTDTLVQHKSGLIYIGTIIISIIAFIGVMKINVNGYVVDDLPKNSEILTDLKFFEKNFEGILPLEVSVDTKKKNGVFNLTNLKRMEKLEKMISSYPEFSRSISVNMGLKYATQAFYNNDSTFFRLPDNLEKNFILAYIANGGKGNASLLTNFISKGNQSTRISFQMADVGSKRLDAIMAELKPRIDSILPPSKFDVELTGSSIIFSKGTDYMLKHLVESIALAIVLISLLRLAQFKSLGIMFISLLPNIVPLIITAGIMGYFGISLKPSTILIFTIAFGLASDQTIYFLTRYQQELNLTNFSVPKVITDTITETGVSMTHIALILFFGFGIFTASTFGGTVVLGLLLSITLLVALIFNLTLLPALVLWLDKKKVRKLVSDEESAKNIGEFDH; this comes from the coding sequence ATGTGGGTTAAGCTATCGAGATTCATTCTTCAGAACCGTATCGCAATCATCGTATTTTTTTTATTGGGCACAATTTTCATGGCTTATCAGGCCAAAAATGTAAAACTCTCCTACACAGGAAGTAAAATCCTGCCTGTTACCGATAGCGCATTCGTAAAATACAACGCCTTTAAAAAGACCTTTGGCGAAGATGGAAGTGTAATGGTGGTGGGAATACAATCGCCTGATATTTTTAAAAAAGAAGTTTACAACCAATGGGTCCAGCTTTCTAACGATATTCAGAAATTAAAAGGCATTAAACAGGTTTTATCGTCAGGAAGGATTTTTCAACTGGAAAAAGATACTGTAAACCAAAAATTTGTTTTAAAGCCGCTCCCTGGCGGTTTGGTTAAAACTGATGCTGAAATGGATTCGATCAAAAATACCATATATAGCAATCCTTTTTTCGAAGGCCTGGTTTACAACCGTCAGAATGCCACACTAATGGCCATTACTTTTGATACCAAAATCTTAAATACTGCTGAACGTAACCCGATTTTAAAAGAAATTGAAGCCAAAGCCAAAGCTTTCCAAACCGCAACAAAGATACAGGTGCATATTTCGGGTTTACCTTATATCCGTACTGCAGTGAGTAAATTGGTAAGTAACGAATTTGTATTGTTTTTGGGCTTATCTATCTTGGTTTCTGCGCTTATTTTATTGTTTTTCTTCAAGAAATTTTATGCCGTATTCTTCCCTATTTTAGTGGTTGTGATGGGTGTTATCTGGAGTATCGGCACATTGGTACTATTTGGTTTCGAACTTACTATTTTAACAGGGCTGATTCCACCGCTTATTGTAATTATTGGTATTCCAAACAGTATTTTATTGTTAAACAAATATCAGAATGAACTTAGAAAAGACGGCGATAAACAACGTGCCTTAAGCGTAACGATAGAGAGAATTGCCATTACCACGCTAATTGCGAACATTACCGCAGCCATCGGATTTGGTGTATTGTATTTTACAGGAAGTGAGCTATTGATGCAATTTGGAAGTGTAGCCTCTATAAACGTAATGATTACCTGGCTAATGTGTTTATGTTTAATCCCGATAATCTTCAGTTATTTACCAGCGCCTAAACTTAAAGCACAAAATCACGTTGAAGAAGGATTTTTGCACAAATTATTAGTCAAAACCGATACGCTGGTGCAGCACAAAAGTGGATTGATTTATATCGGAACGATTATCATATCTATCATTGCCTTTATCGGTGTGATGAAAATCAATGTTAATGGTTATGTGGTTGATGACCTGCCTAAAAACTCGGAGATTTTAACCGATTTAAAATTCTTTGAGAAAAATTTCGAAGGTATTTTACCCTTAGAAGTAAGTGTAGATACGAAGAAAAAGAACGGAGTATTCAATTTAACCAATCTGAAAAGAATGGAGAAACTGGAAAAAATGATTTCTTCCTATCCTGAGTTTTCGCGTTCTATTTCGGTAAATATGGGCTTAAAATATGCTACTCAAGCATTTTACAATAACGACTCTACTTTCTTTCGTTTGCCCGATAATCTGGAAAAGAATTTTATCCTGGCCTACATTGCTAATGGCGGTAAAGGAAATGCAAGTTTGTTAACCAATTTTATCAGCAAGGGTAATCAAAGTACAAGAATCAGTTTTCAAATGGCTGATGTTGGCTCAAAACGTTTGGACGCCATTATGGCCGAATTAAAACCGCGAATCGACAGTATTTTGCCCCCGTCTAAATTTGATGTAGAACTTACGGGATCGAGCATTATCTTTTCTAAAGGGACTGATTATATGTTAAAACACTTGGTTGAAAGTATTGCCCTTGCCATCGTATTGATCTCCCTTTTAAGGTTGGCACAATTTAAGAGTTTGGGTATTATGTTTATTTCGCTGTTGCCAAACATTGTTCCGCTGATTATTACCGCAGGGATTATGGGTTATTTTGGAATTTCCTTAAAACCTTCTACCATATTAATTTTTACCATCGCCTTTGGTTTAGCATCCGATCAGACCATTTATTTCTTAACCCGTTACCAGCAGGAATTAAATCTAACCAATTTCAGTGTACCTAAAGTGATTACCGATACCATTACCGAAACAGGCGTAAGCATGACACACATTGCTTTAATCTTATTCTTCGGCTTCGGAATTTTTACCGCCTCTACTTTCGGAGGAACGGTAGTACTTGGCCTGCTCCTATCCATAACCCTATTGGTAGCTTTAATTTTCAATTTAACTTTATTACCTGCACTGGTATTATGGTTAGATAAAAAGAAAGTAAGGAAACTGGTATCTGATGAAGAATCAGCGAAAAATATTGGTGAGTTTGACCATTAA